From the genome of Anabrus simplex isolate iqAnaSimp1 chromosome X, ASM4041472v1, whole genome shotgun sequence, one region includes:
- the LOC136886081 gene encoding ATP synthase subunit beta, mitochondrial-like, translated as MLNAVKRISAGMLNVLKPGFTSKSILNDSTRTLALHKHHDGNSFCTKAPVQPKTGGTTGKVIAIIGAVVDVQFEEGMPPILNALEVQNKKPRLILEVAQHLGENIARTIAMDGTEGLVRGQEVLDTGYPIRIPVGEESLGRIINVIGEPIDERGPINSNKLAPIHASAPEFVDMSVEQEILVTGIKVVDLLAPYVKGGKIGLFGGAGVGKTVLIMELINNVAKAHGGYSVFAGVGERTREGNDLYYEMIESGVISLKDKNSKVALVYGQMNEPPGARARVALTGLTIAEHFRDEAGQDVLLFIDNIFRFTQAGSEVSALLGRIPSAVGYQPTLATDMGGMQERITTTRKGSITSVQAIYVPADDLTDPAPATTFAHLDATTVLSRPIAELGIYPAVDPLDSTSRIMDPNIIGSEHYSVARGVQKILQDYKSLQDIIAILGMDELSEDDKLTVARARKIQKFLSQPFQVAEVFTGHPGKLVSLSDTITGFREILSGKHDDLPEIAFYMVGNIGEVIQKSEKLAAEAEV; from the coding sequence ATgttgaatgcagtgaagaggattTCTGCTGGAATGCTGAACGTACTTAAGCCCGGTTTTACAAGCAAAAGTATCTTGAATGATTCTACTAGAACACTTGCTCTTCATAAGCATCATGATGGCAACAGTTTTTGTACGAAGGCTCCTGTTCAACCGAAGACGGGTGGAACGACAGGGAAAGTCATAGCTATAATTGGTGCTGTTGTTGATGTGCAATTTGAAGAAGGTATGCCTCCTATTCTCAATGCTTTAGAAGTCCAGAACAAGAAACCTCGTCTTATATTGGAGGTAGCTCAACATCTGGGTGAGAATATTGCACGAACTATTGCAATGGATGGCACAGAAGGGTTAGTTCGTGGCCAAGAGGTGTTGGACACTGGATATCCCATAAGAATTCCTGTTGGTGAAGAATCACTGGGGAGAATTATTAACGTTATTGGAGAACCAATCGATGAGAGAGGTCCTATAAATTCTAATAAATTAGCACCTATCCATGCCAGTGCGCCTGAGTTCGTTGATATGAGTGTAGAACAAGAAATTTTGGTGACCGGTATTAAGGTAGTTGATCTCCTTGCTCCATATGTCAAAGGAGGCAAAATTGGATTGTTTGGTGGTGCAGGAGTTGGAAAAACTGTACTAATCATGGAACTGATCAATAATGTTGCTAAGGCTCACGGTGGTTACTCAGTATTTGCTGGGGTAGGCGAAAGAACTCGTGAGGGCAACGACTTGTATTATGAAATGATTGAGTCGGGGGTAATTTCTCTTAAAGATAAAAATTCAAAGGTGGCATTAGTTTATGGTCAAATGAACGAGCCTCCTGGTGCACGTGCCAGAGTAGCTCTCACCGGGCTTACGATTGCTGAACATTTCCGTGATGAAGCTGGACAGGACGTCCTGCTGTTCATTGATAACATTTTCAGGTTCACCCAGGCTGGTTCGGAAGTATCTGCTTTACTGGGACGTATTCCTTCTGCTGTGGGTTACCAGCCCACTCTGGCAACTGACATGGGTGGCATGCAAGAAAGGATTACAACCACAAGAAAGGGATCCATTACATCAGTTCAAGCCATTTATGTACCTGCAGATGATTTAACAGATCCTGCTCCTGCCACTACATTTGCCCATTTGGATGCCACAACAGTGCTGTCACGACCTATTGCAGAATTGGGCATTTATCCTGCTGTGGATCCCTTGGATTCTACATCTCGTATAATGGACCCCAATATCATTGGTAGCGAGCACTATTCTGTTGCTCGTGGTGTGCAGAAGATCCTTCAGGATTATAAATCTTTGCAAGATATTATTGCTATTTTAGGCATGGATGAATTGTCTGAGGACGATAAACTTACCGTGGCTCGTGCTCGAAaaattcagaagtttttgtctcaACCTTTTCAGGTGGCAGAAGTATTCACTGGTCATCCTGGTAAACTGGTTTCTTTGTCAGATACAATTACAGGATTCCGAGAGATTTTGAGTGGTAAACATGATGACCTTCCTGAAATCGCTTTCTACATGGTTGGAAATATAGGAGAAGTTATACAAAAGTCTGAGAAACTTGCTGCTGAAGCTGAGGTTTAG